A stretch of Ascochyta rabiei chromosome 6, complete sequence DNA encodes these proteins:
- a CDS encoding lipid-binding protein, translating into MHRTYSMRQSRAPTASQIQNPPPPSSSTKSGRFFGKANIGHTFRHKSAGAFGPDLSKKLSQLVKMEKNVMRSMELVSRERMEVAQQLSIWGEACDDDVSDVTDKLGVLIYEIGELEDQYVDRYDQYRVTIKSIRNIEASVQPSRDRKQKITDQIAQLKYKEPNSPKIVVLEQELVRAEAESLVAEAQLSNITREKLKAAFTYQFDAMREHCEKLAIIAGYGKHLLELIDDTPVTPGETRQAYDGYETSKAIIQDCEDSLTNWVEQNASVSSKLSTRSRTLSQRRRNRSQHTGEPVDLSGQDQPLDSRESGLWIPASEHRGNGYDDEEVDEAASTIASEHRGREEERIVA; encoded by the exons ATGCATCGCACATACAGTATGCGCCAGTCTCGCGCGCCCACG GCGTCGCAGATCCAGAACCCCCCTCCTCCATCTTCTTCGACGAAGAGCGGCCGCTTCTTTGGCAAGGCCAACATTG GCCACACTTTCCGCCACAAGTCTGCTGGCGCATTCGGACCCGATCTTTCGAAGAAGCTCTCACAGTTGGTGAAGATGGAGAAGAACGTCATGCGCAGCATGGAGCTCGTGTCTAGGGAGCGCATGGAGGTCGCT CAACAACTTTCCATCTGGGGAGAGGCATGTGACGACGATGTCTCCGACGTTACAGACAAGCTTGGTGTCTTGATCTACGAGATCGGTGAGCTCGAGGACCAGTATGTCGATCGTTACGACCAGTACCGCGTCACGATCAAGAGCATCCGTAACATCGAGGCTTCTGTCCAGCCCAGCCGTGATC GCAAGCAGAAGATCACCGACCAGATTGCGCAGTTGAAGTACAAGGAGCCCAACTCTCCCAAGATCGTTGTCCTCGAGCAGGAGCTTGTGCGTGCTGAGGCCGAGTCTCTCGTTGCTGAGGCCCAGTTGTCCAACATCACACGTGAGAAGCTCAAGGCTGCTTTTACCTACCAGTTTGATGCCATGCGCGAGCACTGCGAGAAGCTCGCCATTATCGCCGGCTATGGAAAGCACCTCCTCGAGCTCATTGATGACACTCCTGTCACTCCTGGTGAGACTCGTCAGGCTTACGATGGATACGAGACCTCGAAGGC CATTATCCAGGACTGCGAAGACTCTCTCACCAACTGGGTGGAGCAGAACGCCTCTGTTTCCTCCAAGCTTTCCACCCGCTCTCGCACTCTCTCCCAGCGCCGCCGCAACCGCAGCCAGCACACTGGCGAGCCCGTTGACCTGTCCGGCCAGGATCAGCCACTTGACAGCCGCGAATCTGGCTTGTGGATTCCTGCGTCCGAGCACCGAGGTAACGGCTACGACGATGAGGAGGTCGACGAGGCTGCTTCCACCATCGCTAGCGAACACCGTGGCCGTGAGGAGGAGAGGATTGTCGCATAA
- a CDS encoding Beta-galactosidase produces the protein MSSGVRIYLWLALCLQHLAGAHAIQSRQYHTQPSGRQRISINSDWRFWRSETNPDNLIYDNRTDTPQQGVTYLRPYILPSANEFIADASKHHVAPSGNPGGNVSYVKNAFDDSAWESITLPHDWAIQGPFYEGDNVPVTGGMGRLPIQGVAWYRRKITLAAEDKNKVVYLDIDGAMSYAMVWLNGNLIGGWPYGYNSFRLELTPYLRPGDDNQLAIRLDNPIDSARWYPGAGLYRNVWLTKVEKTHVAHWGTYITTRDLSSKSATVDLVVQVKGTAGQKVEIVTEVHTEKGKKVADFPRTTIDLTGSTSGVTNVSVSVKNPQLWGPPPTQQPHLYVATTRIFNNGSKTPIDTYETSFGIRAITYSGDGLFVNDEHIRIQGVNQHGDLGALGVAFNVRAAERQLEHLHELGVNAIRMSHNPPAPELLHLTDRMGFLVMDEVFDSWERKKTDNDFHLIFPDWHEPDLRSMIRRDRNHPSIYAWSIGNEVGEQTCCGERGTEIGHELNAIVIEEDPTRPSTASMNVAKPNQTFPEALGILSLNYQGEGISDTPQYSQTNGTRTPPQYQPFHNKFPQKLLASSESAAALSSRGTYLFPVTDLITAPVNDTSGGNSTSLQVSSYELHTANFGSSVDKVFAAQDLHPFVAGEFVWAGWDYLGEPEPYYDARSSYYGIIDLAGFPKDRYYLYQSRWRSNLKMAHILPHWNWLDRVGEVTPVHVFTSGDEAELFLNGKSLGKKKKSQFEYRLRWDDVIYEPGEVHVVAYRNGTEWASDTVRTTGAVAGLRLKADRVEIAADGEDLSFVTLEVIDENGDVVHNADSAITFSVSGPGEIVATDNGNPADLTPFPSLERKAFSGLALAIVKAKKGESGTITVTASGNGLSAGSVNVKAT, from the exons ATGTCTTCTGGCGTCCGAATCTACCTATGGCTGGCTTTATGCCTCCAGCATCTGGCCGGGGCACATGCGATACAGTCTCGGCAGTACCACACACAGCCATCTGGTCGCCAACGTATCAGCATTAACAGTGACTGGCGATTCTGGCGATCAGAAACCAACCCCGATAATCTCATCTACGACAACCGAACAGACACACCTCAGCAAGGAGTTACCTACCTCAGACCCTATATTCTTCCTTCGGCCAACGAGTTTATCGCCGACGCATCGAAACATCATGTAGCTCCTTCGGGCAATCCTGGTGGCAATGTTTCGTACGTCAAGAACGCATTCGACGACAGTGCTTGGGAAAGCATTACTTTGCCTCATGACTGGGCGATTCAAGGCCCTTTCTATGAAGGCGACAATGTACCGGTAACTGGCGGTATGGGAAGATTACCGATCCAAGGAGTTGCTTGGTACAGGAGGAAAATCACCCTAGCCGCCGAGGACAAGAACAAAGTGGTGTACCTTGACATCGATGGCGCTATGTCGTATGCAATGGTTTGGCTCAACGGCAATCTTATTGGTGGTTGGCCGTACGGTTACAATTCATTCCGTCTTGAGCTCACACCATACTTGAGGCCTGGTGATGATAACCAGCTGGCTATTCGCTTG GACAACCCGATAGACTCAGCAAGATGGTATCCTGGAGCTGGCCTATATCGCAACGTATGGTTAACCAAAGTTGAGAAAACACATGTTGCTCATTGGGGCACATATATTACGACCAGAGATTTATCGTCAAAGTCTGCAACCGTGGATTTGGTAGTGCAGGTCAAAGGTACTGCTGGTCAAAAAGTTGAAATCGTCACGGAAGTCCATACAGAAAAAGGGAAGAAGGTGGCTGACTTCCCTCGCACTACGATTGACTTGACTGGTAGCACCAGTGGGGTTACCAATGTTTCGGTTTCAGTCAAAAACCCTCAGCTTTGGGGCCCGCCGCCTACACAGCAACCTCATCTCTACGTTGCTACCACACGTATATTCAACAACGGCAGTAAGACACCCATCGACACATACGAGACGTCTTTTGGTATTCGTGCCATTACATACAGTGGCGATGGTCTCTTCGTCAACGACGAGCATATCCGCATCCAGGGTGTAAACCAGCATGGAGACCTCGGTGCTTTGGGTGTGGCTTTCAACGTACGTGCTGCCGAACGCCAGCTGGAACATCTGCATGAGCTTGGCGTGAATGCAATCCGAATGTCTCACAACCCACCTGCACCTGAACTATTGCACCTGACGGATCGCATGGGGTTTCTGGTGATGGATGAGGTTTTCGACTCATGGGAACGTAAGAAGACGGACAATGACTTTCATCTGATTTTCCCCGACTGGCACGAGCCTGATCTTCGCTCCATGATCAGACGAGATCGTAATCATCCTTCGATTTATGCTTGGAGTATTGGCAACGAAGTGGGTGAACAGACGTGTTGTGGGGAAAGAGGCACCGAGATCGGACATGAACTGAATGCGATTGTGATCGAAGAGGATCCCACGAGGCCATCCACAGCATCGATGAATGTGGCGAAACCGAACCAGACCTTCCCTGAAGCCCTTGGTATTCTTAGCCTGAACTATCAGGGCGAAGGCATCAGTGACACTCCTCAATACTCGCAGACAAACGGAACCCGCACTCCGCCTCAATACCAGCCTTTCCACAACAAGTTCCCACAGAAGCTACTTGCAAGCAGCGAGTCTGCGGCCGCTCTTAGCTCGCGCGGAACGTACCTCTTTCCCGTTACGGATTTGATTACCGCACCTGTGAATGATACATCAGGCGGTAACTCAACTAGCTTGCAAGTTAGCTCCTACGAGCTGCACACGGCTAATTTTGGCTCTTCTGTCGACAAAGTATTCGCAGCACAGGACTTGCATCCTTTCGTTGCTGGTGAATTCGTCTGGGCTGGTTGGGACTATCTTGGAGAACCTGAGCCCTACTACGATGCTAGAAGTTCTTATTACGGAATCATCGATCTTGCAGGTTTCCCGAAAGATCGATACTACTTGTACCAGTCAAGATGGCGATCGAATCTCAAGATGGCGCATATATTACCACATTGGAACTGGCTAGATCGCGTTGGCGAAGTTACGCCTGTACATGTGTTCACGTCTGGCGACGAGGCAGAATTGTTCTTGAACGGCAAGTCCTTGggtaagaagaagaagagccaGTTTGAATACCGTCTCCGTTGGGACGATGTAATCTATGAGCCTGGCGAGGTTCATGTCGTCGCCTACCGCAACGGCACCGAGTGGGCTAGTGACACCGTGCGAACAACTGGAGCTGTCGCAGGACTTCGACTGAAGGCAGATCGAGTTGAGATTGCCGCTGATGGGGAAGACTTGTCGTTTGTCACTCTGGAGGTTATCGATGAAAACGGAGATGTTGTACACAACGCGGACAGCGCCATCACATTCTCAGTATCTGGACCTGGTGAAATTGTGGCTACCGATAACGGCAACCCTGCAGACCTCACACCGTTCCCTTCTCTAGAGAGGAAAGCATTCAGTGGTCTGGCCTTGGCTATCGTAAAGGCAAAGAAAGGTGAGTCTGGGACTATTACTGTGACGGCCAGTGGAAACGGCCTGTCAGCAGGGAGTGTCAATGTCAAGGCGACATAG
- a CDS encoding DNA helicase, with amino-acid sequence MDALLEGLNEAQKDAVTSPAGVLQVLAPPGSGKTKTLTARVAYHVIHERLQPWNIIVCTFTIKAAREMKERIKGFVGEKLEAKLILGTFHSVARRFLSRYGQEIGIDKNFGITDTDDSKAIIKRIVNRYQYMVEPGHARSRISSLKAKGVSAEDFAATKKKAEDSEFSQIYSSYQEHLKASNLLDYDDLLIRCVDLLRQHPSCVSTIQAVLIDEYQDTNNIQYELMKLLAQKMQRITIVGDPDQSIYSFRAAEIKNLLRMRVDYPEAIVINLENNYRSAGSILSAALAVIEQDDSRPEKALIATHCVGEQPTLRHLATANVEAQWVVDEIKRTQILSAGLLTYNDYAILLRSAALSLSIERELGRAGIPYKMVGGKRFFDRAEIKIILSYLRVINNPDNNDAIVNVINMPSRKIGDRTIKALLEEAEVRKVPLWALVQDIAQSRKNPVTQLSAPAKQGITLFFRLIYTAREKLEPSQGEPWSLLDLITHVFNQTAFEAYLKQTYKENWKDRLANVDELIAQATQMATAITNGETGVDDALPEVEGIAQRPDSPADVLSKFLVNVALATEVERENGEEVCQVTISTIHAAKGLEWPIVFIPAVYNGSLPHSRADDHDEERRLLYVGMTRAKALLYLSCPMRSSGQEETKLSRFVDDSSLEKFFSPRGPDLAFKRSTIPDIARILGRRCPESPQLAVARTLLERLEDDKYPATRNEIDGVPASYGTEYIGWNHDRQDANNKRRKVEALDKLRSTRVLGARVGVQDHNLIATTSFQSTNGFLSAKDLQNVQQELQRLDQDDGNSKPTYNEVRRLGENPTQGRRPKPRAAGQGAITSFFKGAGRTVSETPEPAPLFEERSLKRSQSSLSGLAPLNDVSNAQQPASRSRPFQPLSVPKRTLHNRPMVGKPRRADEESDAESARHALCSSSPSKPDSKEIITLSDDDSDVQEIDKSVKAGTMSTGGFRPASTFHTTSMSVVQNQQAQRRTLGARRTMQGWSVKHTSMPKPRQQ; translated from the coding sequence ATGGATGCCCTTTTGGAGGGCCTGAACGAAGCGCAAAAAGATGCAGTCACGAGCCCTGCTGGTGTGCTCCAAGTGCTGGCGCCACCTGGATCGGGCAAAACGAAGACGCTGACGGCGCGCGTCGCGTATCATGTTATCCACGAACGTTTACAGCCATGGAACATCATTGTCTGCACCTTCACAATCAAGGCGGCTCGGGAGATGAAGGAGAGAATCAAGGGTTTTGTTGGCGAAAAACTTGAAGCAAAACTCATTCTGGGCACTTTCCATTCAGTTGCGCGTCGATTCCTGTCTCGGTACGGCCAGGAAATTGGCATCGACAAGAACTTCGGTATTACAGACACTGATGACAGCAAGGCGATCATCAAGCGCATCGTGAATCGCTACCAGTACATGGTCGAACCAGGGCACGCTCGGTCCAGGATTTCAAGCTTGAAAGCGAAGGGCGTCTCGGCTGAGGACTTCGCTGCgaccaagaagaaggctgaGGATAGCGAATTCTCCCAAATATACTCTTCCTATCAGGAACACCTCAAAGCTTCGAATCTACTGGATTACGATGATCTTCTCATCCGCTGTGTAGACTTACTACGACAACATCCATCATGTGTTTCTACCATTCAAGCCGTGCTCATCGACGAATACCAAGACACAAATAACATTCAGTACGAGCTGATGAAGCTTCTGGCACAGAAGATGCAACGGATCACCATTGTAGGAGACCCGGATCAGAGCATCTATAGCTTCCGTGCTGCCGAGATCAAGAATCTGCTTCGAATGCGCGTAGACTACCCTGAAGCTATTGTCATTAATCTCGAAAATAACTACCGGTCTGCTGGTTCGATTCTCAGCGCTGCGCTCGCTGTCATCGAGCAGGATGACAGCCGACCAGAGAAGGCACTTATTGCCACTCACTGTGTTGGCGAACAGCCGACGCTTCGCCATCTTGCTACTGCGAACGTTGAAGCGCAGTGGGTCGTTGACGAGATCAAGCGAACGCAAATTCTCAGCGCTGGATTGCTTACTTACAACGACTACGCAATTCTACTCCGCTCGGCAGCGCTCTCTCTGTCGATCGAGCGCGAACTCGGACGAGCTGGCATCCCTTACAAGATGGTGGGAGGCAAGCGCTTCTTCGACAGAGCCGAGATCAAGATAATTCTAAGTTATCTGCGAGTCATTAACAACCCCGACAACAATGATGCGATTGTTAATGTCATCAACATGCCCTCCCGCAAGATAGGAGACCGAACAATCAAAGCTCTGCTGGAAGAAGCAGAAGTTCGAAAGGTGCCTTTATGGGCTCTGGTACAGGATATTGCACAGAGCAGAAAGAACCCCGTTACCCAATTATCAGCACCAGCGAAACAGGGTATTACACTGTTTTTCAGGCTCATCTACACAGCGCGCGAGAAGCTTGAGCCTTCTCAAGGCGAGCCGTGGAGCCTTCTCGATCTTATCACGCATGTCTTCAATCAAACGGCGTTCGAGGCGTATCTAAAACAGACGTACAAGGAAAACTGGAAAGACCGACTGGCCAACGTTGACGAACTAATCGCACAAGCAACACAAATGGCGACTGCAATCACAAACGGTGAAACAGGCGTCGATGACGCCTTGCCTGAAGTGGAAGGCATCGCCCAGCGTCCAGACAGCCCGGCTGATGTTCTCTCCAAGTTCCTAGTCAACGTTGCGCTTGCGACCGAGGTAGAGAGGGAGAACGGCGAGGAAGTATGTCAGGTCACAATTTCGACAATCCACGCAGCTAAAGGCCTCGAATGGCCCATCGTCTTCATACCTGCAGTCTACAATGGATCCCTCCCGCATTCCAGAGCGGACGATCACGATGAGGAGCGAAGGTTGCTATACGTTGGCATGACGCGTGCAAAGGCGCTATTGTATCTCAGTTGCCCAATGCGATCGTCTGGCCAGGAAGAAACCAAGCTGTCGAGATTCGTGGATGATAGTAGTCTCGAGAAGTTCTTTAGTCCGCGTGGCCCAGATCTTGCATTCAAACGAAGCACTATACCTGACATCGCACGCATCCTTGGCAGACGCTGTCCTGAGTCCCCTCAGCTTGCTGTTGCTCGTACACTACTGGAGCGCCTAGAAGACGACAAATACCCTGCAACAAGAAATGAGATAGATGGCGTACCAGCATCATACGGCACAGAATACATAGGGTGGAACCATGACAGGCAAGATGCCAACAACAAACGAAGAAAAGTTGAGGCTCTTGACAAATTACGTTCAACACGCGTTCTAGGCGCACGTGTCGGTGTTCAGGACCACAACCTCATAGCGACGACGAGCTTTCAGTCTACCAACGGCTTCCTAAGCGCCAAGGACCTACAAAACGTACAGCAAGAACTACAACGACTTGACCAGGATGATGGAAACAGCAAGCCGACCTATAACGAGGTCAGAAGACTGGGCGAGAATCCGACACAAGGCAGAAGACCTAAACCTCGAGCAGCAGGCCAGGGTGCTATTACAAGCTTTTTCAAGGGTGCAGGTAGGACAGTCTCTGAAACACCGGAGCCAGCACCACTTTTTGAAGAGCGTTCGCTCAAGCGATCGCAATCATCACTGTCAGGCCTCGCACCGCTCAATGACGTCTCCAACGCTCAGCAACCAGCTTCACGGTCACGGCCATTCCAGCCGCTGTCGGTACCCAAACGAACGCTGCACAACCGGCCAATGGTCGGCAAGCCCAGAAGAGCAGATGAAGAGTCTGATGCAGAGAGTGCACGACATGCACTCTGCTCAAGCTCGCCCTCCAAGCCAGACAGCAAAGAGATAATCACTCTCTCGGACGACGATAGTGATGTACAAGAGATTGACAAGTCGGTAAAGGCTGGAACTATGTCTACGGGTGGGTTCAGGCCAGCTTCGACCTTCCACACGACATCGATGAGCGTGGTGCAGAACCAGCAAGCTCAGCGTAGAACCCTGGGCGCAAGAAGGACCATGCAGGGCTGGAGTGTGAAGCATACGAGCATGCCGAAGCCGCGACAGCAGTGA
- a CDS encoding Meiotically up-regulated protein 86 protein gives MATAHEHNNVARGPSVDKETSGVDYAHNGNGALPMQRAPYDYGGNPLAHVATNDPEMRLAAFGGEFQPGLYRPPNRKFANPAPLGLSAFALTTFVLSLINVNTKSIGSPSLVVALAYGYGGLVQLLAGMWEMAVGNTFGATALSSYGGFWLSFAIILTPGGFAIETGLAKISEATFLNSFGLYLMGWFIFTFLLLICTLRSTVAFFSLFFTLDLAFLMLGIGYLNNDGAHPQEQCIIAGGAFGLMAAFLAWYNALAGIADSSNSFFVIPVAHFPWSDKGRERRDKVDNSAHRSA, from the exons ATGGCAACCGCACACGAACACAACAACGTCGCT CGCGGCCCCAGCGTCGACAAGGAGACCAGCGGTGTCGATTACGCCCACAACGGGAACGGTGCCCTTCCCATGCAGAGGGCCCCTTACGACTATGGCGGCAACCCTCTCGCCCACGTCGCTACCAATGATCCAGAGATGCGTCTCGCTGCCTTTGGTGGTGAATTCCAGCCTGGTCTCTACCGCCCGCCGAACCGCAAGTTCGCCAACCCTGCTCCCCTCGGTCTCTCGGCTTTTGCTCTCACCACCTTTGTCTTGTCGTTGATCAATGTCAACACAAAGAGCATCGGCTCGCCTAGTCTTGTTGTTGCTCTTGCCTACGGGTATGGTGGTCTCGTCCAGCTGCTTGCTGGTATGTG GGAAATGGCTGTCGGCAACACCTTTGGTGCTACCGCTCTCTCGTCGTACGGAGGTTTCTGGTTGTCGTTTGCCATCATCCTCACCCCTGGCGGTTTCGCCATCGAGACCGGTCTGGCAAAGATCAGTGAAGCTACCTTTCTCAACTCCTTCGGCCTGTACCTTATGGGATGGTTTATTTTCACCTTTTTGTTGTTGATTTGCACCCTTCGCTCGACAGTAGCGTTCTTCAGCCTCTTTTTCACTCTTGATTTGGCATTTTTGATGCTCGGCATCGGCTACCTCAACAACGATGGTGCCCACCCCCAGGAGCAGTGCATTATCGCCGGTGGCGCCTTTGGCCTTATGGCTGCGTTCCTTGCTTGGTACAACGCACTTGCCGGTATTGCCGACAGTTCCAACAG CTTCTTCGTCATTCCCGTCGCCCACTTCCCCTGGTCCGACAAGGGCCGTGAGCGCCGCGACAAGGTCGACAACTCGGCCCACCGCTCCGCATAA
- a CDS encoding BolA domain UV induced protein Uvi31, which translates to MAQSMTPMEDALRAKGSHHLGRAPATPESPAFRIGDALKPAALEIHNDSHRHAHHKAMQGVTSRETHFRLVITSTAFKGKPQLARHRMVNSLMKDELAQEGGIHALQLTTRTPEEDEARKLKEATA; encoded by the exons ATGGCCCAGTCCATGACTCCGATGGAAGATGCGCTGCGGGCCAAGGGAAGTCACCACCTCGGACGCGCACCGGCTACTCCCGAGTCCCCAGCATTCCGT ATTGGGGACGCACTGAAGCCCGCTGCGCTTGAAATCCACAACGATTCCCACCGACACGCACACCACAAAGCCATGCAGGGCGTCACGAGCAGAGAG ACACACTTCCG TCTAGTCATCACATCCACAGCCTTCAAGGGCAAGCCCCAGCTGGCACGTCACCGCATGGTCAACTCCCTCATGAAGGACGAGCTGGCGCAAGAAGGCGGCATCCACGCGCTTCAGCTCACCACTCGGACGCCGGAGGAGGACGAGGCACGAAAGCTAAAGGAAGCCACCGCGTAG
- a CDS encoding rRNA-processing protein cgr1: MPEVKVYEITKPYIELNCSLGEGPFWEEESNTVRFLDVEKQELHRVDINKGPSSHKLVKKLDISIGCTADIEGNDKEFIFGGKYGYGIANKETGDYRWVKKVWSEDEIKAKKHEKFRGNDGAVDSQGRFWAGFMFDPLVEEMRSDGAVFRLNPDMSLDRPLSDICIPNGTTWNKTDDTMFFADSPDKIIYQFDFDLKTGSVTNRRPFFTMPKDNKYGENAVPDGHCIDEEGYMWTALHDGGRVLRISPEGEVVAEIKLPTSQITCPCFVGTQLFITSSGGGGPSGDDGKPVDKFAGSCFMVDVGVRGLKRFKFKGGEKVEGGKVDGQVVAE; this comes from the exons ATGCCTGAAGTCAAGGTGTACGAGATCACAAAG CCGTACATCGAGCTGAATTGCTCGCTCGGTGAGGGGCCATTCTGGGAAGAGGAGTCCAACACAGTCCGCTTCCTCGATGTCGAGAAGCAAGAGCTGCACCGCGTCGATATCAACAAGGGACCCTCGAGCCACAAGCTCGTCAAGAAGCTGGACATTTCGATAGG CTGCACGGCAGACATCGAAGGCAACGACAAGGAATTCATCTTCGGCGGCAAGTACGGCTACGGCATTGCGAACAAGGAGACGGGCGACTACCGATGGGTCAAGAAGGTGTGGTCCGAGGACGAGAtcaaggcaaagaagcatgAGAAGTTCCGCGGCAACGACGGAGCCGTAGACTCGCAGGGTCGCTTCTGGGCCGGCTTCATGTTCGACCCGCTTGTCGAGGAGATGCGGTCGGATG GTGCCGTCTTCCGCCTCAACCCAGACATGTCCCTCGACCGGCCCCTCAGCGACATCTGCATCCCCAACGGCACAACGTGGAACAAGACAGACGACACCATGTTCTTCGCCGACAGCCCGGACAAGATCATCTACCAATTCGACTTCGACCTCAAGACGGGCTCGGTGACCAACAGGCGGCCCTTCTTCACCATGCCCAAGGACAACAAGTACGGCGAGAACGCGGTGCCAGACGGCCACTGCATAGACGAGGAGGGCTACATGTGGACTGCCCTGCACGACGGCGGTCGCGTGTTGAGGATCTCGCCCGAGGGCGAGGTGGTGGCGGAGATCAAGCTTCCCACCAGCCAGATCACCTGCCCTTGCTTCGTGGGCACGCAGCTCTTCATCACCAGCTCGGGGGGCGGCGGACCGAGCGGCGACGACGGCAAGCCGGTGGACAAATTCGCGGGGAGCTGTTTCATGGTCGATGTTGGCGTGAGGGGGCTGAAGCGGTTCAAGTTCAAGGGGGGCGAGAAGGTCGAGGGAGGCAAGGTCGACGGCCAGGTGGTTGCAGAATAG